A window of Jannaschia sp. M317 contains these coding sequences:
- the puhB gene encoding photosynthetic complex putative assembly protein PuhB, which produces MSHDDFDQEPIRGLPEMLPEGERILWQGAPDWWALSRDALKVKWVAAYFVALFGWRATVAGADMPATQAMAASSFYLVLGAITCGMLMAVGWAQARSAVYTITDQRVILRIGAALTMTLQFPFSWIGAADLVTRPDGSGTIALRTLGETRFSYLLLWPHLRPWRMACTQPALRCIPDAAAIARLLGEAVAESGVAPRAPQPVRDRQPTGAMPVPAE; this is translated from the coding sequence ATGAGCCATGACGACTTCGATCAGGAACCGATCCGGGGCCTGCCCGAGATGCTGCCGGAGGGAGAGCGTATCCTTTGGCAGGGGGCACCGGATTGGTGGGCGCTCAGCCGCGACGCCTTGAAGGTGAAATGGGTCGCGGCCTATTTCGTGGCGCTGTTCGGGTGGCGCGCGACCGTCGCCGGGGCCGATATGCCCGCGACGCAGGCGATGGCGGCCTCCTCCTTCTATCTGGTGTTGGGCGCGATCACCTGCGGGATGCTGATGGCGGTCGGATGGGCGCAGGCACGATCCGCGGTCTATACGATCACCGACCAGCGTGTGATCCTGCGGATCGGCGCGGCGCTGACCATGACGCTGCAATTCCCGTTTTCGTGGATCGGGGCGGCGGATCTGGTGACCCGGCCAGACGGCAGCGGCACCATTGCCCTGCGGACATTGGGCGAGACGCGGTTCAGCTATCTCTTGCTCTGGCCGCATCTGCGGCCCTGGCGGATGGCGTGCACGCAGCCCGCCCTGCGCTGTATCCCCGACGCGGCTGCCATTGCCCGCCTGCTGGGCGAAGCCGTGGCCGAAAGCGGGGTCGCCCCGCGCGCCCCGCAGCCGGTACGTGACAGGCAACCTACCGGCGCGATGCCGGTCCCGGCGGAGTAG
- the puhC gene encoding photosynthetic complex assembly protein PuhC: MTPEARLATRDREMIPAFLLKAIGFLMLCALAITAYSALSQRPLEAMPALEGEVPIVRERAIFLHSDGTTGAARVLDANGSVIADLDTEQGGFVAGVHRVLMFERSKRGLTMQAPIRLILFENGQLSLRDSATGWRAELIGFGAKNADTFAKLLN; encoded by the coding sequence ATGACACCCGAAGCCCGCCTTGCCACACGCGACCGCGAAATGATCCCGGCTTTCCTGCTCAAGGCCATCGGGTTTCTGATGCTCTGCGCCTTGGCGATCACGGCCTATTCCGCGCTTAGCCAGCGCCCGCTGGAGGCGATGCCCGCGCTGGAAGGCGAGGTGCCGATCGTCCGGGAACGGGCCATTTTCCTGCATTCCGACGGGACTACCGGGGCCGCACGGGTGCTGGATGCCAACGGATCGGTCATCGCCGATCTTGATACAGAACAAGGCGGCTTTGTCGCGGGCGTGCATCGTGTGCTGATGTTCGAACGCAGCAAACGTGGCCTGACCATGCAGGCGCCGATCCGCCTGATCCTGTTTGAAAACGGGCAATTGAGCCTGCGCGACTCGGCCACCGGCTGGCGTGCAGAGCTGATCGGATTCGGGGCGAAGAACGCAGACACCTTCGCCAAGCTTTTGAACTAA
- the acsF gene encoding magnesium-protoporphyrin IX monomethyl ester (oxidative) cyclase, giving the protein MNVQIKHSADAHTVEEALAADNQQVVDSESATRLAMSNTLLTPRFYTTDFDEMDAIDVTPVREDWDQLIAQMKADPNRGHFKKNEDWDHVDWDGMEPKLRAEFIDFLVSSCTAEFSGCVLYKEMKRRGTNEDITTLFQLMARDEARHAGFINDALREAGIAVNLGFLTQKKKYTYFRPKFIYYATYLSEKIGYARYITIFRHLEQHPEHRFHPIFKWFREWCNDEFSHGEAFALLMKTDPKLTSGRNVWWIKFFLTAVYGTMYVRDHQRPEFHKALGVDPDWYAHSVFEKTSEITKQVFPITLDIDHPRWQPTLERLQKANVDLAQAEKKTGLARLIGKASGSARAALAFASLYTIPVKRHQVPVQTRLEPSY; this is encoded by the coding sequence ATGAACGTCCAGATCAAGCATTCCGCCGACGCCCATACCGTCGAAGAGGCGTTGGCCGCCGACAACCAGCAGGTCGTCGACAGCGAAAGCGCGACCAGGCTGGCGATGTCCAACACGCTGCTGACGCCGCGGTTCTACACCACCGATTTCGACGAGATGGACGCCATCGACGTCACCCCCGTGCGCGAAGACTGGGACCAATTGATCGCGCAGATGAAGGCCGACCCGAACCGGGGGCATTTCAAGAAGAACGAAGACTGGGATCATGTCGATTGGGACGGGATGGAGCCGAAGCTGCGTGCCGAATTCATCGACTTCCTCGTATCGTCCTGTACTGCCGAATTCTCTGGCTGCGTGCTTTACAAGGAAATGAAACGCCGGGGCACGAACGAAGACATCACCACCCTGTTCCAGTTGATGGCCCGGGACGAGGCGCGGCATGCGGGGTTCATCAACGATGCCCTGCGCGAGGCAGGCATTGCCGTGAACCTTGGATTTCTTACGCAAAAGAAGAAATACACCTACTTCCGGCCGAAATTCATCTACTACGCGACCTACCTGAGCGAGAAGATCGGCTATGCGCGCTACATCACGATCTTCCGCCACCTCGAACAGCACCCGGAGCATCGGTTCCACCCGATTTTCAAATGGTTCCGGGAATGGTGCAACGATGAGTTCAGCCATGGCGAGGCCTTTGCCCTGCTGATGAAGACGGATCCGAAGCTGACGTCCGGGCGCAACGTCTGGTGGATCAAGTTCTTCCTGACGGCGGTCTACGGCACCATGTATGTCCGCGACCACCAGCGGCCCGAGTTCCACAAGGCGCTGGGCGTCGATCCTGATTGGTATGCCCATTCGGTGTTCGAAAAGACCTCCGAGATCACCAAGCAGGTGTTCCCCATCACGCTCGATATCGATCACCCGCGCTGGCAGCCCACGTTGGAGCGGTTGCAGAAGGCGAACGTCGATCTGGCACAGGCCGAAAAGAAGACCGGCCTCGCGCGTCTGATCGGCAAGGCATCCGGGTCCGCCCGTGCCGCGCTGGCCTTTGCGTCGCTCTACACGATCCCGGTCAAGCGCCATCAGGTGCCGGTGCAGACCCGGTTGGAGCCGTCGTATTGA
- the puhE gene encoding putative photosynthetic complex assembly protein PuhE — MFASPWIAALVALFAWWFSTGAILLVVRYADRSGRHLTAVLSMLPLAGLGGVGFVSSMGQTTLGATYIAFASALLIWGWLELAFLTGLVTGPNRTPAKPGVPEWERFIRAWGTVAYHEMTLTAALIALAIGSHGALNRFGFWTFAVLYAARISAKLNLYLGVRKVNTEFIPRALTHLPSHFREARINWLFPTSVTALTFATACWMERAVSAGAGSVQAGFALLAALTALALLEHWFMIVRLPDEKLWRWMLPKHETLLKEGPDAVR, encoded by the coding sequence ATGTTCGCCTCCCCCTGGATCGCGGCCCTTGTGGCCCTTTTCGCCTGGTGGTTTTCCACCGGGGCGATCCTGTTGGTCGTGCGCTATGCCGACCGGTCCGGGCGGCATCTGACGGCGGTTCTGTCCATGCTGCCGCTGGCGGGTCTGGGCGGGGTCGGGTTCGTGTCCAGCATGGGGCAAACGACCCTTGGCGCGACCTATATCGCCTTTGCCTCGGCGCTGTTGATCTGGGGCTGGTTGGAGCTGGCGTTCCTGACCGGCCTCGTCACCGGCCCTAACCGCACCCCCGCCAAACCCGGTGTCCCGGAGTGGGAGCGGTTCATTCGCGCCTGGGGCACTGTCGCCTATCACGAGATGACGCTGACCGCCGCGTTGATCGCGCTGGCCATCGGCAGCCATGGGGCCCTCAACCGCTTTGGCTTCTGGACCTTTGCCGTGCTTTACGCGGCCCGGATCAGCGCCAAGCTCAACCTCTATCTGGGGGTGCGCAAGGTGAACACGGAGTTCATTCCCCGGGCCCTGACCCATTTGCCCAGCCATTTCCGCGAAGCGCGGATCAATTGGCTGTTCCCCACCTCTGTCACCGCCCTGACCTTCGCGACCGCCTGCTGGATGGAACGCGCGGTGTCGGCGGGGGCGGGATCTGTTCAGGCGGGCTTTGCCCTGCTGGCCGCGCTGACCGCGCTGGCGCTGCTTGAACATTGGTTCATGATCGTCCGCCTGCCGGACGAGAAACTGTGGCGCTGGATGCTGCCAAAACACGAGACTTTGTTGAAGGAGGGGCCGGATGCCGTTCGATAA
- the hemA gene encoding 5-aminolevulinate synthase — protein sequence MPFDKMFQSQLEALKAEGNYRYFADLTRECGQHPRAKNHHDGTTRDVTVWCSNDYLGMGHHPDVVDAMAETARACGTGAGGTRNISGTQHQHLELEAELADLHGKEAALVFTSGYVSNWAALSTLGSRLPNAVILSDSLNHASMIEGIRHSRAQKVIWKHNDPEDLDRKLAALPANATKIVAFESVYSMDGDIAPIREIVEVAEKHGAMTYLDEVHAVGMYGPRGGGVAEQEGLMDRITLIEGTLGKAFGVMGGYITGSAALCDFIRSFASGFIFTTALPPAVAAAATTSIRHLKVSEVERAQQRRQVARLRARLDAAGIPHENNPSHIIPVMVKDPVKTRMLSDYLMDEFGIYVQPINYPTVPKGTERLRFTPGPRHSDADIDHLVAALSVLWKQCAVARATA from the coding sequence ATGCCGTTCGATAAGATGTTCCAGAGCCAGTTGGAGGCTTTGAAGGCCGAAGGCAATTACCGATACTTTGCGGATCTGACCCGCGAATGCGGCCAGCACCCGCGCGCCAAGAACCATCACGACGGCACGACGCGCGACGTCACCGTCTGGTGTTCCAACGACTACCTGGGCATGGGCCATCACCCTGACGTGGTCGACGCGATGGCCGAAACCGCCCGCGCCTGCGGCACCGGGGCGGGCGGCACGCGCAACATCTCCGGCACGCAGCATCAGCATCTGGAGCTGGAGGCCGAACTGGCCGACCTGCACGGCAAAGAGGCGGCGCTGGTCTTTACCTCCGGCTATGTGTCGAACTGGGCCGCGCTCTCGACGTTGGGATCACGTCTGCCGAATGCGGTGATCCTGTCCGACAGCCTGAACCATGCCTCGATGATCGAAGGCATCCGCCATTCCCGCGCCCAAAAGGTCATCTGGAAGCATAACGACCCCGAAGATCTGGACCGCAAGCTGGCGGCTTTGCCCGCGAACGCCACCAAGATCGTCGCTTTCGAAAGCGTCTATTCCATGGATGGCGACATCGCCCCGATCCGCGAGATCGTCGAGGTCGCCGAGAAACATGGGGCCATGACCTATCTCGATGAGGTCCACGCCGTCGGCATGTATGGCCCGCGCGGCGGTGGCGTCGCCGAGCAGGAAGGGCTGATGGACCGCATCACCCTGATCGAGGGTACGCTCGGCAAGGCGTTCGGCGTGATGGGCGGCTACATCACCGGGTCCGCCGCGCTGTGCGATTTCATCCGCAGCTTTGCGTCCGGCTTCATCTTTACGACAGCCCTGCCGCCCGCCGTGGCCGCGGCGGCCACCACCTCGATCCGGCACCTGAAGGTCAGTGAAGTGGAGCGCGCCCAGCAACGTCGCCAGGTCGCCCGTCTGCGCGCCCGCCTGGATGCGGCGGGGATTCCGCATGAAAACAACCCGTCCCACATTATCCCGGTGATGGTGAAAGACCCGGTCAAGACGCGGATGCTGTCGGACTATCTGATGGATGAATTCGGCATCTACGTGCAACCGATCAACTATCCCACGGTGCCCAAAGGCACGGAACGCCTGCGCTTTACCCCCGGGCCGCGCCATTCGGACGCGGATATCGATCATCTCGTTGCCGCGCTGTCGGTCTTGTGGAAGCAATGCGCCGTGGCACGCGCAACCGCCTGA
- a CDS encoding cytochrome c family protein, whose translation MLRTMTILAAAVAAGPVLADGHAASGDAEAGEKAFRQCQSCHVVQNGDGEVLAGRAAKTGPNLYGIAGRAGGMVEDFAYSDLAVAAGEAGLVFDEANFVAYVQDPTAHLREVSGEGGRSKMSFKVRKEEDAVNLYAFLAQFADDAS comes from the coding sequence ATGCTTCGTACTATGACTATCCTCGCCGCCGCCGTTGCGGCCGGTCCCGTGTTGGCCGACGGTCACGCCGCCAGCGGCGATGCCGAAGCCGGGGAAAAGGCGTTCCGCCAGTGTCAGTCCTGCCACGTCGTGCAAAACGGCGACGGTGAGGTTCTGGCCGGTCGCGCCGCCAAGACCGGCCCCAACCTTTACGGGATCGCCGGGCGTGCCGGTGGCATGGTCGAGGATTTTGCCTATTCCGATCTGGCCGTCGCCGCCGGTGAGGCCGGGCTGGTCTTCGACGAGGCGAACTTTGTCGCCTACGTCCAGGACCCGACCGCGCACCTGCGCGAAGTGTCCGGCGAAGGTGGCCGGTCCAAGATGTCGTTCAAGGTCCGCAAGGAAGAGGACGCCGTGAACCTCTATGCGTTCCTGGCGCAGTTCGCCGACGACGCCAGCTAA
- the bchO gene encoding alpha/beta fold hydrolase BchO produces MTPPVPDDWPFAAHSRIVPARPHQWHVQQIGSGPDVLLLHGAGAATQSWRGLAPLLARRMRVTMVDLPGHGFTRAGPGRRGLDAMAQDVTTLLAELNLTPRAIIGHSAGAALALRLSLDAAVPVPVVSINGAFQMFGGVAAVLFPLMAKALALNPLTVPLFTAGASPARTRRMLAGTGSRLDEDGLRLYHRLISDKGHVAGALAMMANWSLDRLVRDAAGLSAPVLLLAGDKDGTVPPSVSRDMAAQMPDGRLCIEAGLGHLLHEEAPDLAAGAVIAFLEEVGVLPPAP; encoded by the coding sequence GTGACGCCCCCGGTCCCCGACGACTGGCCCTTTGCCGCGCACAGCCGCATCGTGCCCGCACGTCCCCATCAGTGGCATGTGCAACAGATCGGCAGCGGTCCGGATGTCCTGTTGCTGCATGGGGCCGGTGCGGCGACACAGTCCTGGCGCGGGTTGGCCCCCCTGCTGGCACGGCGGATGCGGGTGACGATGGTGGACCTGCCGGGGCACGGCTTTACCCGCGCCGGACCGGGTCGGCGCGGGCTGGACGCGATGGCGCAGGACGTCACCACCCTGCTGGCAGAGCTGAACCTGACCCCGCGCGCGATCATCGGCCATTCCGCAGGGGCAGCGTTGGCCCTTCGGTTGTCGCTGGACGCTGCGGTGCCCGTGCCGGTCGTATCCATCAACGGCGCGTTTCAGATGTTCGGAGGCGTGGCCGCCGTGTTGTTCCCGCTGATGGCCAAGGCGCTGGCGCTGAACCCGTTGACGGTGCCGCTGTTCACCGCCGGGGCCAGCCCGGCGCGGACCCGGCGAATGCTGGCGGGCACCGGCAGCAGGCTGGATGAGGACGGGTTGCGGCTGTACCACAGGCTGATCTCGGACAAGGGGCATGTCGCGGGGGCCCTGGCGATGATGGCGAACTGGTCGTTGGACAGGTTGGTGCGCGATGCCGCGGGCCTGTCGGCACCGGTCCTTTTGCTGGCGGGGGACAAGGATGGCACGGTGCCCCCGTCAGTCAGCCGGGATATGGCCGCGCAGATGCCGGACGGACGGTTGTGCATCGAGGCGGGGCTGGGCCACCTGTTGCACGAAGAAGCCCCCGACCTTGCGGCGGGGGCTGTCATCGCATTTCTCGAAGAGGTGGGCGTCTTGCCCCCCGCGCCTTAG
- a CDS encoding magnesium chelatase subunit D, translating to MTDPRWPLVVRALACLSLDPQALGGLHLRARAGPVRDAVVNRLIRDLPAPLRLPADLPEDLLAPGIDLTASLQHGRLVRRDGLLARYRSLILPMAERVAPGLAARLGQALDRGRHSFVALDEGDEGERPPVALLDRLAMTLDLDGLRLAEMPMLETYSDWDAITEETAIETLSALSLTLGIGSLRRLGLALRLARVSAQVDGRDTLVQADLSFAIATALLPHATRMPAPEEEEAPPPPEPETDAAQSDTQPDTGLPDGDVLLEAALALLPPDVLQRLATGTVARAQGTGAGARRKGNRRGRPLPARPGRMDGRARIDLIATLRAAAPWQRLRGGGPGQRLRLRSADIHLKRSETRSDRLVIFAVDASGSAAFARLAEVKGAVELLLAEAYARRDHVALVAFRGEGAELLLPPTRSLLRTKRHLSGLPGGGGTPLAAGLRAALDLGLQARGRGMDPAVVVLTDGRPNIALSGTASRSEAGADAQAMARALRTQGMTALIIDTGNRPTPALATLAQTMDAPYLPLPRADAKAVSKTVAAAL from the coding sequence GTGACCGATCCGCGCTGGCCCCTGGTGGTGCGCGCGCTGGCCTGCCTGTCCCTCGATCCGCAGGCCCTGGGCGGGCTGCACCTGCGGGCGCGGGCCGGGCCGGTGCGCGATGCGGTGGTCAACCGGCTGATACGTGACCTGCCCGCACCCCTGCGCCTGCCCGCCGATCTGCCCGAGGATCTACTGGCCCCAGGTATAGACCTTACCGCGTCCCTGCAGCACGGGCGTTTGGTGCGCCGTGACGGTCTGTTGGCACGTTATCGGTCGCTGATCCTGCCCATGGCAGAGCGGGTCGCGCCTGGCCTGGCCGCGCGGTTGGGGCAGGCGCTGGACCGGGGGCGGCATTCCTTCGTCGCCCTCGACGAGGGCGACGAAGGGGAACGCCCGCCGGTGGCGCTGCTGGACCGGCTTGCGATGACACTCGACCTGGATGGCCTGCGACTTGCCGAAATGCCCATGTTAGAGACGTATTCAGACTGGGACGCGATCACCGAAGAGACGGCGATCGAAACCCTCTCTGCGTTGTCCCTCACGCTTGGGATCGGGTCGCTGCGGCGGCTTGGTCTTGCGCTGCGCCTTGCGCGGGTATCGGCGCAGGTGGATGGGCGCGACACGCTCGTGCAGGCCGATCTCAGTTTTGCCATTGCCACGGCCTTGCTGCCCCATGCGACCAGGATGCCCGCCCCGGAGGAGGAAGAAGCCCCGCCACCGCCCGAGCCGGAGACGGACGCAGCCCAATCCGACACGCAACCCGACACCGGCCTGCCTGACGGTGATGTCCTGCTGGAGGCGGCGCTGGCACTGCTGCCGCCCGACGTGTTGCAGCGGCTGGCAACAGGGACCGTGGCGCGGGCGCAGGGCACGGGTGCGGGCGCGCGGCGCAAGGGGAACCGGCGGGGTCGCCCCCTGCCCGCGCGGCCGGGGCGCATGGACGGACGCGCCCGGATCGACCTGATCGCGACCTTGCGGGCCGCCGCCCCCTGGCAGCGGTTGCGCGGCGGTGGGCCCGGTCAACGGCTTCGGCTGCGCAGTGCCGACATCCATCTCAAACGCTCCGAGACGCGGTCCGACCGGTTGGTGATCTTTGCGGTCGATGCCTCCGGCTCCGCTGCCTTTGCGCGATTGGCCGAGGTAAAGGGGGCGGTCGAGTTGCTGCTGGCCGAGGCCTATGCCCGACGTGATCACGTCGCCCTTGTCGCCTTTCGCGGCGAAGGGGCCGAGCTGTTGTTGCCCCCGACCCGCAGCCTGTTGCGCACGAAACGTCACCTGTCCGGCCTGCCCGGCGGCGGCGGTACGCCATTGGCGGCGGGCCTGCGGGCGGCGCTGGACCTGGGCTTGCAGGCGCGCGGGCGCGGCATGGATCCCGCAGTGGTGGTTCTGACCGATGGGCGGCCCAATATCGCGCTGTCGGGCACCGCCTCCCGGAGCGAGGCAGGGGCCGATGCACAGGCGATGGCCCGTGCCCTGCGGACGCAGGGGATGACCGCTCTGATAATCGACACGGGCAACCGCCCAACCCCTGCCCTGGCCACCTTGGCGCAGACCATGGACGCGCCCTATCTGCCGCTGCCCCGCGCCGACGCCAAGGCCGTCAGCAAAACCGTCGCGGCAGCCCTGTGA
- the bchI gene encoding magnesium chelatase ATPase subunit I has protein sequence MTAFPFTAIVGQDEMKTAMILTAVDPGIGGVLVFGDRGTGKSTAVRALSGLLPPLQIVQGCPVNSALVADVPDWAAVPDPVITSGPTPVVDLPLGVTEDRVTGALDIEKALTKGERAFEPGLLARANRGYLYIDEINLLEDHIVDLLLDVAQSGENVVEREGLSIRHPARFVLVGSGNPEEGELRPQLLDRFGLSVEVASPNTVAERVAVIRARDTFERDKEAFATACEADQLALRARIVAARDRLGKVEAPDAVLEDCAALCIALGSDGVRGELTLLRTARALAAFEGAEVAGRNHIRRVAPMSLRHRLRRDPLDEAGSTIRVTRALEEVLA, from the coding sequence ATGACAGCCTTTCCGTTCACCGCAATCGTCGGTCAGGACGAAATGAAGACCGCGATGATCCTGACCGCCGTGGACCCCGGCATCGGCGGTGTTCTGGTTTTCGGTGATCGGGGCACCGGCAAATCGACGGCGGTGCGCGCCTTGTCGGGTCTGCTGCCGCCATTGCAGATAGTGCAGGGCTGTCCGGTGAATTCCGCCTTGGTGGCAGATGTGCCGGACTGGGCCGCTGTCCCGGACCCTGTGATCACATCCGGCCCGACCCCCGTCGTGGATCTGCCACTGGGCGTGACCGAGGATCGGGTGACCGGGGCGCTCGACATCGAAAAGGCTCTGACAAAGGGGGAACGCGCGTTCGAACCGGGCCTGCTGGCGCGGGCCAATCGCGGCTATCTCTACATCGACGAGATCAACCTGCTGGAAGATCACATCGTCGATCTGTTGCTGGATGTCGCCCAGTCCGGCGAAAACGTGGTGGAGCGTGAGGGGCTGTCGATCCGGCACCCCGCGCGCTTCGTGCTTGTCGGATCCGGTAACCCCGAAGAAGGAGAGCTGCGCCCGCAGCTTCTGGATCGCTTTGGCCTGTCGGTGGAGGTCGCCTCGCCGAACACCGTGGCCGAACGCGTCGCGGTGATCCGCGCGCGCGACACCTTCGAAAGGGACAAGGAGGCCTTTGCGACCGCCTGTGAGGCGGATCAGCTGGCCCTGCGCGCCCGGATCGTCGCGGCCCGCGACCGTCTGGGCAAGGTCGAGGCACCTGATGCGGTGCTGGAGGATTGCGCCGCCTTATGCATCGCGCTCGGCTCTGACGGGGTGCGGGGCGAGCTGACGCTGCTGCGGACCGCGCGCGCGCTGGCCGCCTTTGAGGGGGCCGAGGTCGCGGGCCGTAATCACATCCGCCGCGTCGCCCCCATGAGCCTGCGCCACCGTCTGCGCCGCGACCCCTTGGACGAGGCCGGGTCGACCATCCGCGTCACCCGCGCATTGGAGGAGGTGCTGGCGTGA
- the crtA gene encoding spheroidene monooxygenase, translating to MTLTLYRFGPWRGRLWAFAQMGLARAAMARVPGLTFWKLLGSGTGEGFTPVPNTGVYAILCAWTDAAAERIGTQADVFRRYAGHAIEHCTLRLSPTSARGLWSGQAPFDATAVDCTGPLAALTRATVRPRNLLRFWRRVPDISARIGTNPDVQLKIGVGEVPFLHQVTFSIWPDAETMARFARTSGPHAEAIRAVRAGDWFAEELYARFAVTGAEGRWQGRPMSEVLR from the coding sequence GGCGCGCGCAGCCATGGCCCGCGTGCCCGGCCTGACGTTCTGGAAGCTGCTCGGCTCCGGCACGGGCGAGGGGTTCACCCCCGTGCCCAACACCGGCGTCTACGCGATCCTTTGCGCCTGGACCGACGCCGCAGCCGAGCGGATCGGGACACAGGCCGATGTGTTCCGACGCTATGCGGGCCACGCGATCGAACACTGCACGCTGCGCCTGTCGCCCACCTCTGCGCGCGGGCTCTGGTCCGGGCAGGCCCCGTTTGATGCGACCGCTGTCGACTGCACCGGCCCGCTCGCCGCCTTGACCCGCGCGACCGTCCGCCCGCGCAACCTGTTGCGGTTCTGGCGGCGGGTGCCCGACATTTCCGCCCGTATCGGCACCAATCCTGACGTTCAGCTCAAGATCGGTGTGGGCGAGGTGCCCTTCCTGCATCAGGTCACGTTTTCGATCTGGCCGGATGCAGAGACAATGGCCCGGTTCGCCCGCACATCCGGCCCCCACGCAGAGGCGATCCGCGCCGTGCGCGCAGGGGACTGGTTCGCCGAAGAACTCTATGCAAGATTTGCCGTAACCGGGGCCGAAGGCCGCTGGCAGGGCCGGCCCATGTCCGAGGTGCTCCGATGA